The Sulfolobus acidocaldarius DSM 639 genome has a window encoding:
- the mvaD gene encoding diphosphomevalonate decarboxylase — MKLEGEAIAPSNIAIVKYWGKRDDKLNLPLNSSLSISLEKLEVRTKVTVSADLQKDEIYINQQKLREEEFEEYGGRVINIFRELYGKKFSVKVESYMNFPKSVGLASSAAGIAALVYALNDALGLGLSQRELSKIARIGSGSACRSTIGGFVIWEKGSQEDGEDSYCYQIFPEDHWEDLIDIIPLIQLKEKKVSSRKGMKNTALSSSLMECRLKFIEDTLPLVIDSIKKKDEKEFYYWTMRHSNSMHAVILDSWPSFFYLNDTSFKIMEWIQEFGNAAYTFDAGPNPHIFTTKKHLDEITQYLNSIGIKDYIITKVGRGPRVIRS; from the coding sequence TTGAAACTTGAAGGAGAGGCTATTGCTCCTTCCAATATAGCAATAGTTAAATATTGGGGGAAAAGAGACGATAAACTAAATCTCCCTTTGAATTCCTCATTATCCATAAGCTTGGAGAAATTAGAAGTGAGGACTAAGGTAACTGTTTCAGCCGATTTACAAAAGGACGAAATATACATAAATCAACAGAAGTTGAGAGAGGAAGAATTTGAAGAATATGGAGGGAGAGTTATTAATATTTTCAGAGAGCTCTACGGTAAAAAATTCTCCGTAAAAGTTGAGTCCTACATGAATTTCCCTAAATCAGTCGGTTTAGCCTCGTCTGCAGCAGGTATAGCTGCATTAGTTTATGCGTTAAATGATGCATTAGGTTTGGGTTTAAGCCAAAGGGAATTATCCAAAATAGCCAGAATTGGATCAGGTAGTGCTTGTAGAAGCACGATTGGTGGATTTGTAATATGGGAAAAGGGTAGTCAGGAAGATGGGGAAGATTCATATTGTTATCAAATTTTTCCTGAGGATCACTGGGAAGACCTAATAGATATTATTCCGCTAATTCAGTTGAAAGAGAAGAAGGTTTCCTCGAGGAAGGGGATGAAGAATACAGCCTTATCTTCTTCACTGATGGAGTGTAGACTTAAGTTTATTGAAGATACATTGCCTTTAGTTATAGATAGTATTAAGAAGAAGGACGAAAAAGAGTTCTATTATTGGACCATGAGGCATAGTAATAGTATGCATGCTGTTATCCTTGATTCATGGCCATCGTTCTTTTATCTAAATGACACATCTTTCAAGATAATGGAATGGATACAAGAATTTGGAAATGCTGCTTACACTTTTGACGCCGGACCAAATCCACATATATTCACGACAAAGAAGCACCTTGATGAAATTACTCAGTATCTAAATAGTATAGGAATAAAGGATTATATAATAACGAAAGTTGGAAGGGGACCTAGAGTTATTCGCAGTTAG
- a CDS encoding HD domain-containing protein produces the protein MKLIRDPIHGYIEIDDEILKIVSSRVFQRLRLISQNAMAHLVYPGMRHSRFEHSLGVMQLAGEFARFVKPPFFTPGYERLVKIAGLLHDIGHLAFSHTFESALQVANEIYGVKDVFYEGKKTHVKIGVKIIQENLSSILEAIKDSTISDPIKFLTNVLEENVRSEEERFALQIISNFIDADRGDYLLRDSYYAGVGYGSYDIERLKRVLVYVDGRIAVLRKAIPIVEQFLLARMYMFENVYFHSVVGMYNSILSHAIAKMIQTGLLDLSRLLEITDINVLSKLDKLDERYKRALLYREGYRRIKKEVINECLNRVDRDELINLSRETDGKIIYHEFFDVPYKEEKEAVYIFDGSKLQELSKVSNLITAVKDLKKAVIVYHVSEEDRIKKYKEILSNCE, from the coding sequence GTGAAATTAATAAGAGATCCAATACATGGTTACATAGAAATAGACGACGAAATACTAAAGATAGTTTCCTCTAGAGTATTTCAGAGGCTGAGATTAATTTCTCAGAATGCTATGGCACATTTAGTCTATCCTGGTATGAGACACTCCAGATTTGAACATAGTCTTGGTGTAATGCAGTTAGCTGGAGAATTTGCACGTTTTGTTAAACCCCCCTTTTTCACCCCTGGTTATGAAAGATTGGTCAAAATAGCAGGGTTACTCCATGATATAGGTCATTTAGCCTTTTCTCACACCTTCGAATCTGCTTTACAAGTTGCTAATGAGATATATGGTGTTAAAGACGTATTTTATGAAGGCAAAAAGACTCACGTTAAAATAGGAGTTAAAATAATCCAGGAGAACCTATCTTCTATATTGGAAGCCATAAAAGATTCCACTATTTCCGACCCAATAAAATTTCTGACAAACGTGCTCGAGGAGAATGTAAGAAGTGAAGAGGAACGCTTTGCGTTACAAATAATCTCAAACTTCATTGACGCCGACAGAGGAGATTATTTATTGAGAGATTCATACTATGCAGGTGTTGGGTATGGCTCCTATGACATTGAAAGACTTAAGAGAGTTTTAGTTTATGTAGACGGTAGAATAGCAGTTCTAAGGAAGGCTATACCTATTGTTGAACAATTTCTACTGGCAAGGATGTACATGTTTGAAAACGTATACTTCCATAGCGTTGTAGGGATGTATAATTCTATCCTATCTCATGCAATTGCTAAGATGATACAAACTGGGTTATTGGATTTATCTAGACTCTTGGAAATAACGGATATAAATGTGTTATCAAAGCTCGATAAGTTAGATGAAAGATATAAACGAGCCCTTCTTTACAGGGAAGGATACAGGAGGATAAAAAAAGAGGTTATAAATGAATGCCTAAATCGAGTGGATAGAGATGAACTAATAAATCTGAGCAGAGAAACTGACGGAAAGATCATTTATCATGAGTTCTTTGATGTTCCGTATAAGGAAGAAAAGGAAGCTGTCTACATATTTGATGGAAGTAAGCTCCAAGAGTTATCTAAAGTATCTAACTTGATAACTGCCGTTAAGGATTTGAAAAAAGCTGTAATAGTTTACCATGTAAGCGAAGAGGACAGAATTAAGAAGTATAAAGAGATCCTGTCTAACTGCGAATAA
- a CDS encoding purine-nucleoside phosphorylase, which translates to MNPVHILAKKGDVAERVIIAGDPGRVRYIAKFLDDVRTVNENRGFLVYTGKYKGIDISVATHGIGGPSIAIVLEELIMLGGKTFVRFGTTGALASDIEIGDYILVSGASYNPSSIVYQYFKENVCISATPDFELSSALYNSFKNRKLKFHVGNVFSSDAFYAEDAEFAKKWYERGNIAVEMECSTLFILSRLRKVRSGAVLVVSDNLVKGGWISKEELENKVKEGVYAVLDALILV; encoded by the coding sequence ATGAATCCCGTACATATTCTCGCAAAGAAAGGAGATGTGGCAGAAAGAGTAATAATAGCAGGTGATCCCGGCAGGGTAAGGTATATAGCTAAATTCTTAGACGATGTAAGGACAGTAAACGAGAACAGAGGATTTCTTGTATATACAGGCAAGTATAAGGGTATTGATATCTCAGTTGCAACTCATGGTATAGGTGGTCCTTCCATAGCCATAGTATTAGAGGAATTAATTATGTTAGGAGGAAAGACGTTTGTGAGGTTTGGAACCACCGGAGCGCTAGCATCAGATATAGAAATAGGCGACTATATCCTAGTTTCTGGTGCTTCCTATAATCCCAGTAGTATAGTATATCAATATTTCAAGGAAAACGTCTGCATTTCAGCAACCCCAGACTTTGAATTAAGTTCAGCACTTTACAACTCCTTCAAGAACAGAAAGTTAAAGTTTCATGTGGGTAACGTTTTCAGCAGTGATGCATTTTATGCGGAAGATGCTGAATTTGCGAAAAAATGGTATGAGAGGGGTAATATTGCAGTAGAGATGGAATGCTCTACACTGTTCATACTGAGCAGATTAAGAAAAGTGAGAAGTGGGGCAGTGTTAGTTGTTTCAGACAATTTAGTTAAAGGGGGATGGATATCAAAAGAAGAGTTAGAAAATAAAGTTAAGGAAGGAGTATATGCTGTACTAGACGCATTAATATTAGTTTAA
- a CDS encoding glycosyltransferase family 4 protein, with amino-acid sequence MFSVSISTQTPPVRFRYTYRDLMDKYGFFELPIELSQLDSSDYYFSVGGVPKMMLSLINKFNKVRWVSLGPGYPPQVKYGDQRLFDFIDLDPENLKNYTRYKEGIYNESHGIEKYEIKPSEYISYADYNWISAKKLLEFHNDSDVYFINDFQLLLVGGIIGPSAPAILWYHIPFVPENLSPRIRDFIVRSFEGYDYVILSTKRDLEGLLRIGAKINARQVYPFIDTSTLRRGSKGEVDKVKSKYNIGKDEKVITVVARMDPMKSQDVAIMALKKIKESNAKLLLVGNGSFTSGALGTNKAGNWVRKLQSLASNLGVDKKVVFTGHVSDEELNAIYEASDVIVLPSRIEGFGLVVCEGWFFEKPAIVSSGAGVSELVIDGSNGFVFKSGNYEELAEKIDIVLKEPDKYSRLSRDTVNKCNVEYAFNQLKDIFAQAMKDYGKNVNL; translated from the coding sequence ATGTTCTCAGTATCTATCAGTACACAGACACCGCCAGTTAGATTCAGGTATACTTACAGGGATTTAATGGATAAATATGGATTCTTTGAACTACCGATAGAGTTGAGTCAATTGGACTCTTCTGATTACTACTTTTCTGTAGGCGGAGTACCAAAGATGATGTTATCCCTCATCAACAAATTTAATAAGGTTAGATGGGTCTCTTTAGGTCCTGGTTATCCACCTCAGGTTAAATATGGTGATCAGAGGCTTTTCGATTTTATAGATCTAGATCCTGAGAATCTTAAAAATTATACTAGGTATAAAGAGGGAATATATAATGAAAGCCATGGAATAGAGAAATATGAGATTAAACCTTCAGAATATATAAGTTACGCGGATTATAACTGGATCTCAGCTAAAAAATTACTTGAATTTCACAATGACAGTGATGTATATTTCATAAACGATTTTCAGCTATTACTAGTGGGAGGTATAATTGGTCCATCAGCACCTGCAATACTTTGGTATCATATACCATTTGTGCCTGAAAATTTATCACCACGGATCAGGGACTTTATTGTAAGATCATTTGAGGGATATGATTATGTTATACTGAGTACTAAGAGAGACTTAGAAGGTCTTCTGAGGATCGGTGCCAAAATAAATGCCAGGCAAGTTTACCCTTTCATTGATACTAGCACTTTAAGAAGAGGTAGTAAAGGTGAAGTGGATAAGGTAAAATCCAAATATAATATAGGTAAAGACGAAAAAGTAATAACTGTAGTGGCTAGAATGGATCCCATGAAAAGCCAAGATGTAGCAATAATGGCTTTAAAGAAAATTAAGGAGAGTAATGCTAAACTTTTACTCGTGGGGAATGGTAGTTTCACAAGTGGTGCATTGGGCACAAATAAGGCTGGTAATTGGGTAAGAAAACTTCAGTCTCTAGCCAGTAATTTAGGAGTTGACAAGAAGGTTGTATTTACAGGTCATGTGTCAGACGAAGAGTTGAATGCAATATATGAGGCTTCAGATGTGATTGTCCTTCCATCAAGGATAGAGGGTTTTGGTCTCGTTGTGTGTGAAGGTTGGTTCTTTGAAAAGCCTGCTATAGTGAGTAGTGGTGCCGGGGTAAGTGAGCTAGTAATTGATGGTTCTAACGGTTTTGTGTTCAAGAGCGGTAATTATGAAGAGTTAGCTGAAAAAATAGATATTGTCTTGAAAGAACCGGATAAATACAGTAGGCTAAGTAGAGATACTGTAAATAAATGTAATGTTGAATACGCCTTTAATCAACTCAAAGATATATTTGCACAGGCGATGAAAGACTATGGTAAAAATGTTAACCTTTAG
- the treH2 gene encoding alpha,alpha-trehalase TreH2, with translation MNYALLSNGITTALEKEGSIEWFPVPKFDSPSVFTKILDEDKGGYFLITPEKFNKVKQQYVEYSLILRTEFDDGNLILIDFLPLSLPAIIRLYEAKVPFNVEVKPLFNYGLVNAGTETRKDGIIYKNPESKEGLELLINGDYKIISPYRITVNSGKGYLYLLYSRDLRYGLFSQKGFVYSEPYEAYSKLLYYSRKELERARKPSIYENAFYRSLSVILGLIYKPSGGIIASPTTSIPEIVGDERNWDYRYVWVRDSSYAIEALVKANLLTHARRALDFLTNLLDPSSKSFDHPFYSVDGTPPPAEENLDWLSGFMNSKPVRIGNAAYLQIQMDIEGAYMNALYEYYKRTLDKDYISSIFWAVEAISDWVSSSWRGESTDIWEERGISRHYTHTKLMSWVALDRASKLAKDLGYNKLFEEWKSRANEIKIDILNNGVKDNHHFVRYYGGDEIDAALLTLPIYDFIPATDTLFMNTLKKIDEELRVADGLYLRYKKDFMGLAKNPFTLVTTWMARVYIRLKEFDRARWLLETLIKCNQDLGLIGEHVDPETCEARGNYPHLFPHSGMVLSILEFDEVR, from the coding sequence ATGAATTACGCCTTACTTTCAAACGGCATAACAACTGCACTAGAGAAGGAAGGAAGTATAGAGTGGTTTCCAGTTCCCAAATTCGATTCTCCATCTGTTTTTACAAAGATATTAGATGAAGATAAAGGAGGATACTTCCTTATAACTCCTGAAAAATTCAACAAAGTTAAACAACAGTATGTAGAATACTCACTGATACTCAGAACTGAATTCGATGATGGCAATCTTATACTGATAGATTTTCTGCCCCTATCCTTACCGGCAATTATAAGATTATATGAGGCTAAAGTACCATTTAATGTTGAAGTTAAGCCATTATTCAATTATGGTCTAGTAAATGCCGGCACAGAAACAAGAAAAGATGGAATAATTTATAAAAATCCGGAGTCTAAGGAAGGATTAGAACTATTGATAAATGGAGATTATAAAATAATTTCACCTTACCGCATTACAGTAAATAGTGGAAAGGGTTACCTATACCTACTATATTCCAGAGATCTCAGATACGGTTTATTTAGTCAGAAAGGCTTTGTATACTCTGAACCGTATGAGGCATACTCAAAATTACTCTACTATTCTAGAAAAGAACTGGAAAGAGCTAGAAAACCTAGCATATATGAGAATGCTTTCTATAGATCCTTATCAGTGATTTTAGGCTTAATATATAAGCCTTCAGGAGGAATAATTGCTTCACCTACTACGTCTATTCCTGAAATAGTTGGTGACGAACGAAATTGGGATTACAGATATGTCTGGGTTAGGGACTCTTCCTATGCTATAGAAGCCCTAGTGAAAGCCAATCTATTAACACATGCCAGACGAGCTTTAGACTTTTTAACAAACCTACTTGATCCATCCTCAAAAAGCTTTGACCACCCCTTTTACTCTGTTGACGGAACACCACCACCTGCAGAAGAGAATTTGGACTGGTTAAGTGGGTTCATGAATAGTAAACCGGTTAGAATTGGAAATGCTGCTTATCTTCAGATTCAGATGGATATTGAGGGAGCCTACATGAATGCGTTATACGAATACTATAAAAGGACACTTGATAAGGATTATATTTCATCTATTTTCTGGGCTGTTGAGGCAATATCAGACTGGGTTTCTTCTTCATGGAGAGGGGAAAGTACAGATATATGGGAAGAGAGAGGAATCAGTAGGCATTACACTCACACAAAATTAATGTCCTGGGTTGCTTTAGACAGAGCATCAAAATTGGCAAAAGATTTAGGTTATAATAAATTATTCGAGGAATGGAAGTCCAGAGCTAATGAGATAAAGATAGACATACTGAATAATGGGGTTAAGGACAATCATCATTTCGTGAGATATTACGGAGGAGATGAAATAGACGCTGCGTTGTTGACCCTACCAATATATGATTTCATACCAGCAACAGATACTCTCTTCATGAACACTTTGAAGAAGATAGATGAAGAACTCAGGGTCGCAGATGGATTATATTTGAGGTATAAAAAAGATTTCATGGGATTGGCAAAGAATCCATTCACGTTAGTTACAACATGGATGGCTAGGGTTTATATCAGATTGAAAGAATTTGACAGAGCTAGATGGTTACTTGAAACTCTGATAAAGTGTAATCAGGACTTAGGACTTATAGGAGAACATGTGGATCCTGAAACTTGTGAGGCAAGAGGCAATTATCCTCATTTGTTCCCCCATTCTGGAATGGTATTAAGTATACTGGAGTTTGATGAAGTAAGATAA
- a CDS encoding ADP-ribose-binding protein encodes MVVAYKLSNGLEVILENGDITKVEADAIVNAANSYLSHGGGVALAIVRSGGYIIQEESDEYVRRNGPVPVGEVAVTTAGKLKARYVIHAVGPRYGIEGDDKLESAIRRSLEKADELKLSSIALPAISTGIYGYPYEICARIMSKVMKEYKPKFLKRILVVVYGDQAYSVFKKVFDNSLYMN; translated from the coding sequence ATGGTAGTAGCCTATAAGTTGTCAAATGGTTTAGAGGTTATCCTGGAAAATGGAGATATAACAAAAGTAGAAGCAGACGCAATTGTGAATGCGGCAAACTCTTATCTTAGTCATGGCGGAGGAGTAGCTCTTGCAATTGTAAGAAGTGGGGGTTATATAATACAGGAGGAAAGTGATGAGTATGTTAGAAGAAATGGACCAGTTCCTGTCGGAGAAGTCGCTGTTACTACAGCAGGTAAATTGAAAGCAAGATACGTTATCCATGCAGTAGGACCTAGATATGGAATAGAGGGTGATGATAAGTTGGAGTCAGCAATAAGGAGAAGTTTAGAGAAAGCTGATGAGCTTAAACTCTCTAGTATAGCGTTGCCTGCAATATCTACAGGAATTTATGGCTACCCATATGAAATATGCGCTAGAATAATGAGTAAGGTGATGAAAGAGTATAAGCCTAAATTCCTAAAAAGGATACTGGTAGTGGTTTACGGCGATCAAGCTTATTCTGTGTTCAAAAAAGTTTTTGATAATAGTTTATATATGAACTAA
- a CDS encoding MBL fold metallo-hydrolase, which yields MVKITKKINIIPGSPNTLIYDGRIVIDRNNPEIQGEVQLATHGHADHISGLLSNAKVKYLPKEEYWSITLQGRRMLTYGCTSLNSEIFSYDYVKENLVDLTADYKDSEVESIKLPGHTPGHTGYIVDNVLYAGDTFFGERVLQNFSVPFYIDFWSALDSIQKIKEISKSVENVVISHGPIFSLNKMIKLIDYNIEYNNKLVERVKELISTEEMTSEEIAIRLKPDISATGVLLNSITIKSMLLGLENIEYKVTPKGLVFRKKVH from the coding sequence ATGGTTAAAATAACGAAGAAAATTAACATTATTCCCGGAAGTCCGAATACATTAATTTATGATGGACGCATAGTTATAGATCGAAATAACCCAGAAATTCAAGGAGAAGTTCAATTGGCTACACATGGGCATGCAGACCATATTTCAGGCTTACTCTCCAATGCAAAAGTAAAATATCTACCAAAGGAGGAATATTGGTCAATAACGTTGCAAGGCAGGAGAATGCTCACTTATGGGTGTACCTCTTTAAATTCAGAGATATTTAGCTATGATTACGTAAAAGAGAATCTAGTTGATCTAACAGCAGATTATAAGGATTCTGAGGTAGAGAGTATTAAACTCCCTGGACATACACCAGGGCATACAGGGTACATAGTTGATAATGTACTATATGCAGGTGATACATTTTTTGGTGAAAGAGTCCTACAGAACTTTTCAGTGCCTTTTTACATAGATTTCTGGTCTGCCTTAGATAGCATACAAAAAATAAAGGAAATAAGTAAGAGTGTGGAGAATGTTGTTATAAGTCATGGACCAATATTTAGTCTCAATAAAATGATAAAACTAATCGATTATAATATTGAATATAATAATAAGTTAGTTGAAAGAGTAAAAGAATTAATCTCCACCGAAGAAATGACGTCAGAAGAAATTGCAATAAGGCTAAAGCCTGATATTTCAGCTACAGGAGTTCTTTTAAACAGTATTACTATAAAATCCATGTTGTTAGGACTAGAGAATATTGAATATAAAGTAACACCTAAAGGTCTAGTATTTAGGAAGAAAGTCCATTAA
- a CDS encoding NADPH-dependent FMN reductase: MSHIKILGIPGSIRKNSYNKLLLKATLNLLPQGVEMEIFEDISQIPPFNQDEENNPPQVVKDLKRKIRESDAILFATPEYNRSIPGVLKNAIDWASRPYMDNSFNGKVAAIMSASIGMLGGALAHYHLKQILSFLNVNVVTGPEVFVSFAQQKFDENGNLVDENSKKFISQLLTNLVDYVKMVKSKQVVSL, translated from the coding sequence ATGTCACACATAAAGATACTTGGTATACCTGGAAGTATAAGAAAGAACTCGTATAACAAACTACTACTAAAAGCCACCTTAAATCTTTTACCACAAGGAGTTGAAATGGAAATATTTGAAGACATAAGCCAAATTCCTCCATTTAATCAAGATGAGGAAAACAACCCTCCACAGGTTGTAAAAGATCTAAAAAGAAAAATCAGAGAGAGCGACGCTATCTTATTTGCTACGCCAGAATATAATAGGTCAATACCTGGAGTATTAAAGAATGCAATAGATTGGGCTTCCAGACCTTATATGGATAACTCCTTTAACGGAAAAGTCGCTGCAATAATGAGTGCCTCGATAGGAATGCTTGGAGGAGCTTTAGCACATTATCACCTAAAACAGATCCTATCATTCCTGAATGTAAATGTAGTAACTGGGCCAGAAGTATTCGTAAGTTTTGCACAACAAAAATTTGACGAAAATGGAAATCTTGTAGACGAAAACTCTAAAAAATTTATATCTCAATTGCTAACTAACCTTGTGGATTATGTAAAGATGGTAAAAAGTAAACAGGTAGTAAGTTTATAA
- a CDS encoding MFS transporter: MKYKILTLTSISHFINDGNSWFLPVSFTFLIEYLDISKFLVGVLSGIFFGVSALASPLVTRLVDRSNTHARIMGLGILLWGFGLILFGSSISINSLPLMILAVAIAGFSSAFYHPLGAAILSITYKGNAGTALGINGSMGSLGRAIYPTLMLAIFGFFYRNMFLTSLILGVISILASLPSFFANIQLDTRKDDSANIKSNTSNSSFSIVAIILLTISALLRSIFTQGISQFLPTLLVGSFDYSYSVNLGEALSIALSAAVVGQPILGLLSDRVGRRSIYGISSVGAVISFLLFLRIPNIVFLCIFGFFTFSAFPLMLSLVGDFVPRNSTSFANSIVWGLGVTGGGVIGPILMGSLSQVSNLIFASEILSIVGVISALVVPFIPKPPKKSKVPLFG, from the coding sequence ATGAAGTACAAGATACTTACACTGACTTCAATATCTCATTTCATAAATGACGGAAATTCGTGGTTTCTACCAGTATCCTTTACTTTTCTCATAGAATATCTCGATATTTCAAAGTTTCTAGTAGGTGTGTTGAGCGGTATATTTTTCGGAGTCTCGGCACTAGCCTCACCATTAGTTACTAGACTTGTTGATAGGTCTAATACTCATGCTAGAATAATGGGTCTAGGAATATTATTATGGGGTTTTGGCTTGATACTGTTTGGCAGTTCAATCTCCATTAATTCTCTTCCACTCATGATTCTAGCTGTGGCAATAGCAGGCTTCTCTTCGGCATTTTACCACCCTTTAGGTGCAGCTATATTGTCCATAACATATAAGGGAAATGCAGGTACTGCATTAGGGATTAATGGATCCATGGGTAGTTTAGGCAGGGCTATATATCCTACATTAATGCTGGCAATATTTGGATTTTTCTATAGGAATATGTTTCTAACGTCATTAATACTGGGTGTAATTTCCATTTTAGCATCATTACCTTCCTTTTTTGCCAATATTCAACTTGACACTAGAAAAGATGACTCAGCAAATATAAAATCAAACACGAGTAACAGTAGTTTTTCAATAGTAGCAATAATTCTTCTTACAATTTCTGCCCTTTTGAGAAGTATATTTACACAAGGCATATCTCAGTTTCTTCCTACATTATTAGTGGGAAGTTTTGACTATTCCTACTCTGTTAATTTGGGAGAGGCATTGAGTATAGCGTTATCAGCAGCTGTGGTCGGTCAACCTATTTTAGGTCTTTTGTCTGATAGGGTAGGTAGGAGATCAATATATGGTATTTCATCAGTTGGTGCTGTAATCTCGTTTTTATTATTTTTGCGAATTCCGAATATAGTATTCTTGTGTATCTTTGGATTTTTTACTTTTAGTGCGTTTCCGCTAATGTTATCTTTGGTAGGGGATTTTGTTCCGAGAAATTCAACGAGTTTTGCAAACTCGATAGTCTGGGGATTAGGGGTTACAGGAGGAGGCGTTATAGGACCTATATTAATGGGGTCTTTATCACAGGTTTCAAATCTAATATTCGCCAGTGAAATACTAAGTATAGTTGGAGTTATATCTGCCTTAGTTGTTCCATTTATTCCAAAACCACCTAAGAAAAGCAAGGTTCCGTTATTTGGATAA
- a CDS encoding acyl-CoA thioesterase yields the protein MQSVEYVFEEVVRIYDTDAQGIAHYASYYRFFTNTIEKFIHEKVGIPYPIVNDELWFVMVESHATYHKPVKLGDKLTILLTPKILSSKVIKFDLKIIRKGELTTEGNLTQVAINPKIWKAVDIPNEILSKLA from the coding sequence ATGCAATCTGTTGAGTATGTTTTTGAGGAAGTTGTTAGGATTTATGATACTGATGCACAAGGAATAGCGCATTATGCATCTTATTATAGATTTTTTACGAACACTATTGAAAAGTTCATTCATGAAAAAGTAGGAATACCATATCCTATTGTGAATGATGAATTATGGTTTGTTATGGTAGAGTCACATGCTACCTATCACAAACCGGTTAAACTTGGAGATAAACTTACAATATTGTTGACCCCAAAAATCCTATCTAGCAAAGTTATAAAATTCGATCTTAAAATTATTAGGAAAGGAGAACTTACTACAGAAGGCAATTTAACTCAAGTTGCAATAAATCCAAAAATTTGGAAAGCCGTCGACATCCCGAATGAAATATTAAGTAAATTAGCTTAG
- a CDS encoding nucleotidyltransferase family protein produces MKAVILAGGYGKRLRPLTDEKPKPLVEIGGKPILEWQILLLKRYKISSVYILAGYKKEVLLDWVSKNQERLEVKLAILSETEPLGTGGAIKRLEDFIKEPFYVLNGDIITNLDLDKLKISEDSDDLASIALVPLKSPYGIIRMKDGGKIIEFVEKPIIKDYWINAGIYYMKPQIFEFLPVKGDVEKTTFPLLAEKGILSGKTYDSVYWRSIDTLKDYEEAGQEVSEVFKNL; encoded by the coding sequence ATGAAAGCTGTTATTTTAGCTGGTGGCTACGGAAAAAGACTTAGACCTTTGACTGACGAGAAGCCCAAACCTTTAGTTGAGATCGGTGGTAAACCTATTTTAGAATGGCAGATCCTCCTTCTGAAGAGGTATAAAATATCATCAGTTTACATTTTAGCTGGATACAAGAAAGAGGTGCTACTTGACTGGGTATCAAAGAACCAAGAAAGATTGGAGGTAAAATTGGCAATCCTTTCGGAGACCGAGCCCCTTGGTACTGGAGGTGCTATAAAGAGATTAGAGGATTTCATAAAAGAGCCCTTTTACGTTTTAAACGGCGATATTATTACAAATTTAGATCTAGATAAACTGAAGATTAGTGAAGATTCTGATGATTTAGCGTCAATTGCGTTAGTACCACTTAAAAGTCCTTATGGAATAATTAGAATGAAGGATGGTGGAAAAATAATCGAGTTCGTTGAAAAACCTATAATAAAGGATTACTGGATTAATGCAGGTATATATTACATGAAGCCCCAAATCTTTGAATTTCTACCAGTTAAAGGTGATGTGGAAAAAACTACATTTCCCTTGTTGGCTGAAAAGGGTATTTTATCTGGTAAAACCTATGATAGCGTATATTGGCGTTCTATCGACACTTTAAAGGACTATGAAGAGGCTGGTCAGGAGGTTTCTGAAGTCTTCAAGAACTTATAA
- a CDS encoding methylated-DNA--[protein]-cysteine S-methyltransferase encodes MIVYGVYNSPLGTITVAKNERGIIMLDFCDCAERNLVDNSTFTDLFHKFDNYFQGKPVEFNETVDLFVNNFRRRVFNEVRRIGWGKVKTYKEIAETLKTSPRAVGMALSKNPVLLIIPCHRIIAESGLGGFSRGIELKKKLLELEGVNIEALVRG; translated from the coding sequence ATGATAGTATATGGCGTTTATAATAGTCCTTTAGGGACAATTACGGTGGCTAAAAATGAACGTGGAATAATTATGTTGGATTTTTGTGATTGTGCAGAGAGAAATCTTGTGGATAATTCTACTTTCACAGACCTTTTTCATAAGTTCGATAATTATTTCCAAGGAAAACCAGTTGAGTTTAACGAAACTGTAGATCTATTTGTGAATAATTTCAGAAGGAGAGTCTTTAATGAAGTGAGGAGAATAGGATGGGGGAAAGTAAAAACGTATAAAGAGATTGCTGAAACATTGAAAACGTCACCTAGAGCTGTTGGTATGGCTTTATCAAAGAATCCTGTTCTTTTAATTATCCCTTGCCATAGAATCATAGCAGAGAGCGGTTTAGGTGGATTCTCAAGAGGTATTGAGCTCAAAAAGAAACTCTTAGAGCTAGAAGGAGTTAACATTGAGGCGCTTGTAAGAGGTTAA